From the Candidatus Methylomirabilota bacterium genome, the window TACCTCGAGATCTGCCTGGCCCTCGCGACGGAGCCGACGCTCCTCCTGCTCGACGAGCCGACCGCCGGCATGACGCCCGGCGAGACGAAGGACGCGACGCGGCTCATCCGCGAGGTCGCGCGGCGGCGCGGGCTCACGCTGCTCCTGATCGAGCACGACATGTCGGTCGTCATGGGGATCTCGGACCGCGTCGCCGTGCTCCACTTCGGCGAGAAGATCGCGGAGGGCCCGCCGGACGCGATCCGGAACGACCCGAAGGTCATCGAGGCCTACCTCGGCGGCGGCGAGGACTAGCCCGTGCTCACGATCGCCGACCTCCACGCGGGCTACGGCGCGACGCCGATCCTCTTCGGCGTCTCGCTCGAGGTCCGTCCGGGCGAGGCCGTGGCGCTCCTCGGCAAGAACGGCATGGGCAAGACGACCCTCCTGAAGACGGCGATCGGCTTCCTCAAGCCGTCGCGCGGCACGATCGAGTTCGAGGGCCGCGACCTCACGCGCCTGACGCCCCACGACATCGCGCGCCTCGGCATCGGGCTCGTGCCGGAGAACCGTCGCATCTTCCCCGGCCTCACCGTGCGCGAGAACCTCGAGCTCGGCCTCTCGGCCGCGCCCGGCCGCTCGGCCGCGCTCCGGCAGCGGCGGCTCGCGGAGGTCTTCCACCACTTCCCACGCCTCGCCGAGCGCATCGACCAGCCGGGTAAGACGCTCTCCGGCGGCGAGCAGCAGATGCTCGCGATCGCGCGCGTGATGATGGCGGGCGCGCGGCTCATCCTGATGGACGAGCCGACGCAGGGGCTCGCGCCCGCGTTCATCCGCCACGTGCGCGACATGATCGCGGAGCTCAAGCGGCTCGGCGTCACCGTGCTCCTCGTCGAGCAGAACGCCCGCGTCGCGCTCTCCGTTTGCGACCGCGGCTACATCATGGAGAAGGGGCTCATCGTGTTCGAGGCGTCCGCGCGGGAGCTCCGCGAGAGCCCGGTCACGCGTGAAAAGCTGGGCGTCTAACCTCGTCGGCGGCTCGCTGCGCGACACGATCCCCCGCGCGGCGCTCGCCGTCGTCCTGCTGGGCGCGCTCGTCTGGCTCCTCCCCGGGCGCCGCCCGGGCGAGGAGGGCGACCACCACGGGGGACACGCGCCGGCGCTCGACCCGTTCGAGACGGCCGGCGTCAGCGAGCTCAAGGAGGGCCAGCGCGGCCTGCGGTTGGCGCTGCCGACGCTCGACGGCCGCCGAATGACGCTCGAGGACCACGCGGGCAAGCTCGTGGTCCTGAACTTCTGGGCGACGTGGTGCCGGCCCTGCACCGACGAGATGCCGACGCTCGAGGCGCTCTGGCGGCGGTACCGGGAGCGCGGGCTCGTCGTGCTCGGCGTCGCGGTGGACCGCGGCGCGCCCCGCGCCCTGCTCGACCCGTACGTCAAGGGCCTCGCGCTGACCTTCCCGATCCTGCTCGACGCCGACATGGCGGCCGCCCGCGCGTGGCGCGTCGGCGCGATCCCCACGACGTTCGTCGTCAGGCCGGGCGGCGAGGTCGCGGGCGTCGCGCTCGGCCCGCGCGAGTGGGACGGCCGCGAGATGACGGCGCTGCTCGAGCGCCTGCTCCCCGCCGCCCCCGGCGGCCGCTAAGCCCGCGGCGCCGTCGCGAGGGGGCCCCGGCGCAGCCGCGCGGAAGCGCTCGCGTCACGGCCGACATCTATATAGATGATGCTGGACTACCCGAAGGAATTCGAGCGGGACGTGACGCTCAGGGACGGCACGCGTGTGCACGTGCGGCCGATCCGCCCCGACGACGCGCCGCGCCTGTCGGAGCTCTACGACCGGCTGAGCCGTCACACGGTCTACCAGCGCTTCTTCACCGTGATGAAGCGCTTGCCCGCCGATTGGGCACAGACGCTCGCGTCGGTGGACTACCGGACGCGCTTCGCCGTCGTCGCCGAGCAGCCGAGCGAGCGCGGGCCGGAGCTGGTGGGCGTGGGGCGTTACGAGCCGACCGACGAGCCCGAGACCGTGGAGGTCGCCTTCGTCGTCCAGGACGGCTGGCAGGACCGCGGCCTCGGCACCGTCCTCGTGAAGGACGTCCTCCGCGCGGCCGTCGAGCGCGGCGTGCGCCGCTTCCGCGCCTACGTGCTCGCCGACAACCGGCGGATGCTCGACCTCATCCGGCGCTTCGGCGACGTGAAGGAGCGCAGGGTCGAGCAGGGCGTCGTCGAGCTCGTCTTCACGCCGCGCGGCCGCTCGCCGTCCGAGGCGAGCGAAATCTAGGAGACCAGGCGCGCGATCACGAAGGCGGCGCCGGCGGCGAGACCGCCGATCAGCACGGTCTGGAGCGCGCTCCTCCCGCGCGGCGAGCCGGTGAAGCGGCCCTTGATCCAGCCGAACACGCCGAGCGCGACGAGCGTCACGAGCACCGACCACGGCAGCGCCGCCGACGCGCGCGCCGCCGCCATGTAGGGGATCAGCGGCACGATCCCGCCCACGACGTACGCCCCGGCGATCACGACCGCGCTCTGCCGAGCGCGCGCGGGGTCGGGCTGCTCCAGCCCGAGCTCGAAGCGCATCATGAAGTCGCGCCACGCCTCGGGGCGCTTCTTCAGCGCGTTGACGACGGGCTCGCTCTCCTCGCGCGTGAGCCCGTGCGACACCAGGAGCTCCATCACCTCGGCGGCCTCGAGCTCGGGGTTCTCGGCGATCTCCTGCTCCTCGCGCGCGCGCTCGTTCACGTAGTGGTCGACGTCGCTCTTGCCCGCGAGGTAGCCGCCGAGGCCCATCGCGATCGAGCCGGCGGCGATCTCCGCGAGCCCGGCGGTGACGATGATGGCCGTGGAGTCCACGGCGCCGGAGAGCCCGGCGGCGAGCGCGAAGGGCACGGTGAGCCCGTCCGACATCCCGATGACGGTGTCGCGGACGACGAGGCTCCCGGTGAAGTGGTGTTCGACGTGCGGTGTCAGCGGCATGGCGGCCTCCCCGCAGGAGCTTCTCACGACAACGGGGGCCCGGGATACTGCCGCGCGAGGAGCCCCTCAGCCGGCCTTGTGCTCCAGCATGAGCTGCGCCGCGTCCTTCACCTCCTGGCCGGACTCGATCGTCACGACGTTCCTCGAC encodes:
- a CDS encoding ABC transporter ATP-binding protein; the protein is MLTIADLHAGYGATPILFGVSLEVRPGEAVALLGKNGMGKTTLLKTAIGFLKPSRGTIEFEGRDLTRLTPHDIARLGIGLVPENRRIFPGLTVRENLELGLSAAPGRSAALRQRRLAEVFHHFPRLAERIDQPGKTLSGGEQQMLAIARVMMAGARLILMDEPTQGLAPAFIRHVRDMIAELKRLGVTVLLVEQNARVALSVCDRGYIMEKGLIVFEASARELRESPVTREKLGV
- a CDS encoding VIT1/CCC1 transporter family protein, with translation MPLTPHVEHHFTGSLVVRDTVIGMSDGLTVPFALAAGLSGAVDSTAIIVTAGLAEIAAGSIAMGLGGYLAGKSDVDHYVNERAREEQEIAENPELEAAEVMELLVSHGLTREESEPVVNALKKRPEAWRDFMMRFELGLEQPDPARARQSAVVIAGAYVVGGIVPLIPYMAAARASAALPWSVLVTLVALGVFGWIKGRFTGSPRGRSALQTVLIGGLAAGAAFVIARLVS
- a CDS encoding TlpA disulfide reductase family protein, encoding MKSWASNLVGGSLRDTIPRAALAVVLLGALVWLLPGRRPGEEGDHHGGHAPALDPFETAGVSELKEGQRGLRLALPTLDGRRMTLEDHAGKLVVLNFWATWCRPCTDEMPTLEALWRRYRERGLVVLGVAVDRGAPRALLDPYVKGLALTFPILLDADMAAARAWRVGAIPTTFVVRPGGEVAGVALGPREWDGREMTALLERLLPAAPGGR
- a CDS encoding CBS domain-containing protein; protein product: MTVGSVMSRNVVTIESGQEVKDAAQLMLEHKAG
- a CDS encoding GNAT family N-acetyltransferase — protein: MMLDYPKEFERDVTLRDGTRVHVRPIRPDDAPRLSELYDRLSRHTVYQRFFTVMKRLPADWAQTLASVDYRTRFAVVAEQPSERGPELVGVGRYEPTDEPETVEVAFVVQDGWQDRGLGTVLVKDVLRAAVERGVRRFRAYVLADNRRMLDLIRRFGDVKERRVEQGVVELVFTPRGRSPSEASEI